AGACTACAGCGTATTTCAGCCGTTTCCCCCTTAGCTATGGAGTTCTGCACCGGCATCACTTCAAGCGAGAAGTCGTAAGCCTGCTGTACATCCAGCTCGCGAGTACAAGCAGATAGACAAAAGAGGGCGAGAGCAATCCCTCCCACAGCCCATATCGTATTCGCTAGGAACTTTTTCATTGTTGTTGGTAGTTAGATATTGAACTTGAGTCCTGCTGAGATAGCAGGACGAAAACGATGCAGGTCAGAGCCAAAGAGCAGTCGCCCTTGAGCTTTGAGAACGAAGAGCAGATTGTCAGTTAGGAACAGTTCCACCGAGCTATGTATCGCTCCACCATAAGTAAAGCGAGACCGGTCCAGGAGTGTAGCTCCATCGGGTAGCAACTGTTTATCCTCGTTTAGCTCTTCATAACCGCAGAGAGCGGATAGCCCCAGGTAGCCAAAGACATTCTCCAGTGCCATGGGGAAGAAACTGTAGTGCCACACGGATGGCACTGCAGGGCTGACGCATTATGAGACTGTTGCAATAGTCTCACAAATGTGTCACTCCAGCCCTCTAATCTCTAACTTCTAACCTCCAACCTCTAACCTCTAATCCCTATTTACATATCTTTACGGGGAAATTCGTCCGATTCCCTCCTTTCTCGAATATCCACGTGGAAAATCTCAAATCTGTCCTCTCCTGAAATAGTACACAGTTGGGAAGCCAACCCCAACAACTATGAAAGAAGAAAAAAGTAACCGAGGACGAAAGGGATATCCCCTAGATTTCAAGTGGAGAGTCATTGATGACCTCCTAGCCACTGGCGAGAGCATCGCCACGACCAGCCAGCGCTACGGCATTACCACACGCACCATTCGAAATTGGTTGCGTACCTTTGGAGTAGAGTTACCCAACCAAAGCAGCAGTAGCACTATGAGCAAGACAAACAAGAACAAAGACGTAGATCCAGAGTACGCAGAACTCAAGCGCGAAAACGCTCGCCTCAAAGCAGCCCTCTTCCAGGCTGAGAGCAAGGCCTTAGTCAATAAGACACTACTCGAAGAGGTCTTGAATCGCTACCATATTGATCTAAAAAAAAAAGACCGATTTGCAGCCGTGAAAACGCTTGAATCCGCCAAAGTGAGAGGTCAAAAGCTCTCCATAACCTACCTTTGTCAGCTACTAGAAGTCAGCCGCAAAGGCTACTACAAGCACACCTTCACCGAGCAAGACGAAGATGTCAAAGTAGCCTCCGTCCTACACTATTGCCAGTATGTGCGCGGTCAACTCCCCAAAGCAGGCGTAGACACCCTCCAGCAGTGTGCCAACGAATACTTCAAAGGGACCTTCCAAGTAGGTCGCGACTGGCTATACAAAGTATTAGGAGCCAACGACATGCTACTGAGAAGTCGCAAGCGCAAGCGTCCACCCCAGACGACCAAGGGCGTGGTCAATCACGGCTTCCAAGACCACCTGAACACCACCCCTAAATACATCGCCACAGACCATTGCCGGCTCACCGTCTCAGACATAACCTACGTCAAATGTTTAGGTGGCTTCGCATATCTCTCCCTGACGATGGACGCTTATAGCCGCATCATCACCGGCTTTGACCTGCAGCCCACGCTCTCCACAGAGGGCCCCTACAACGCACTAAGACAGACCGTTGACTTCTACCAGAAGCATGGCTTTGACCTCAAAGGGCTCATCTTCCATAGCGACCGAGGCTGTCAATATGTCTCCAAGCAGATGACCGACTACGAGGCCAGCCTAGGCATCGTAACCAGTGTCACCCAGACAGGCAACCCTCTCCACAACGCTATGGCAGAGCGACTTAACGGGATCATCAAGAACGACTGGCTCTACAACTTCGAGGATAAGCCCATAGATCAAGTTCGAGAGATCCTCTCGCAAACGATTGCTCTCTATAACACAGCGCGTCCTCATCGAGCCATCAACAAGAAGACTCCGATGCAGATGCTCATACCAGATTACCCCAACCCTATAACCACACAACCCTCTAAGAAACAGACATCTAAGAACAATTCACCAAAAGCTCCGAGCCTCAAATCTCCGAGCTCATGCCGCTTAACTCCACACAAAGACCTATCTTTGTGTACCTCCGCAGTAAAAACGACCACAAGTCGTGTACCCCAGCAAGAGCAAAACTAACAAATGAGTACACTCACAGGACTAACAAAAATGACCCGAGTACCATCTCAGTAATACCTTCCCAACTGTGTACTTTTTTCAGGAAGAGGACAATCTCCACGTGGATATTTTTTATTTTCCACGTGGGCGTCAAACAATTCCTCCGAAGTTTCATTTGATTCCTCCGAGGAATTTTTTATTTCCTACCTGGGAAATAAAAATTCTCCACGTGGAGATTTCGAAATATCCACGTGGAAATCAGTTTTCCCCGACATGGTGCCGTTTCGATATGTAGTCGGTTCTAAATTATTGTAACGAGCAGGCGTTGAATTTGCTCAGCCAGGGTGATGCGCTATAATCGCCCTGTTAGGAACTACACGTGAGCGACAAGCGAGGCATAGGGAGGTCGATGAGTCCACTGTATAGGGAGGGCGTCCGTTGTGTCAAAGGTTACAGCGTCGTGGTATTAACGGGGACGGACGCACGAGAGTATCTAGCGGGAGGGCGTCCGTTGTGTCAAAGGTTACAGCGTCGTGGTATTAACGGGGACGGACGCACGAGAGTATCTAGCGGGAGGGCGTCTGTTGTGTCAAAGGTTACAGCGTCGTAGTATTAACGGGGACGGACGCACGAGAGTATCCCTATGATAGCAGACTTTACAAACGAAAATGGCTCTGATAGTCTGCGGGAGACTATTGAAGCCAATTATCGCCAAGTCAAGCAAGAGGTGCTATCCCTCGTAGACTCTGAGACTGCTCGTATCAAAGCTGACCCAACACTCTCTCATCTCATCAAAGAATGATTCGTAAAGATAGATGCCAATGCCTTCTAGGTTGCTATTGGCGGGATTACTAGAGGAATGCCCTAGTTGGAAGTATGAATAATCATTCATCTCGCAGTTCTATCGTGTCATAAATAACAAGAAGGCCGATCGGAAAATCCCTATTTTTAGGTATTGTGTGTTCTGGAAAACTTTACGAATTTTGCTCGCAGAAGTAGGATAAAGCACTTATTATGCAGACGACAAAGGAACATACACGCAGACTATTGCAAGATACAGCTCGAGAAGCGTTTCTGAGGAAAGGCTTCAGGGCGGTGTCTATGCGTGAGATTTCCAAGCTGTCTGGTGTTGGGCTAAGCAACATATACAATTATTATCCCTGCAAGGATGATTTGCTGGCAATCGTCTTGCGTCCACTTTTGGAGGTGATGACTAACATGCTGGAAAACCATAATTGTGATAATAACCTTTCACTTGAGATCTTTACCTCAGAAGAGTATCACCGTCAATCTATGCAAGAGGTAATGGGTGTGATTACTCGTTATCGTAAGGAGTTCAGGTTGCTATTTCTCGATACTCGAGATACACGATTTGAAGACTTTTGGGAGCGATGGATTGATAAAAGCTCGATAATCGGAATCGAGTATTTAGAAAGGATGAAAGAATTATATCCGGGGCTACATACTAATGTTTCCCCTTTTTTCATACACTTCATCAGCTCTTGGTGGATCAGTATGGTGAGAGAGATTGTATTGCACGAGGAGCTCTCCTCCGAGGATATCGAATGCTTTATCGGTGAATACATCCACTTCAGTATAGGTGGGTGGAAGCAACTTATGAAGGTAGATCATCAGAGCGGATTGTGAGCATTACAGATATTACTAGCAATGAAAGAATTACTCTTTGAAGAGGGCGTTGATGAGCTTTCTCACTTTGATGCTGATAAGTGTGGGCAAAGCCGTGGCAATGTCTATTGCACTAAAGCTTGGGACGAGTGGTCAATGACAATAAAGAATGAAATCAATGATACAGACTATCCAAATACAAAGTAGCGGGGGAATTTATTCTGGAGTCCTGCAGTATAAGAGATTTCATTTTAGGAAATCATCCTATCGAGCGAGTCACCTACAGAGGCGGCTCGCTTTGTTTTTGAACAAAAACGCTCTCCTGTTCTCTTTTGGACTATTGCCACTTAGGAGTAAAGACACTTCAAGATCAATATAACATGAAACGATATGAAAATAGAAAGAATTAACAATTGGTTTGCCTTACGTGGCAAAAGAATGATGCGTAATCGCTGGGTAGTGCTGGGAGGGTTTATCCTGATCCTTGCCATCGGCGTATCGGGACTTAGGTACTTCAAGGTAAGTGCCTCATGGGAAGACTACTTTCTCGAAGACGACCCGATGCTTGTCAAGACCGAAGAATTCAAGGAGATATTCGGGAATGACAACTTCGCAGCCGTGCTGACTAGGTGTGACAATTCGTTTACGAAAGACAATCTGGAGCTGATCCGTGAACTAACGAACGAGATGGTGGACAGCCTTTCGTACGCCGACAAAATCACCTCTCTTACCGACATCGAGTTTATGATGGGAGGCGAAGATGGTATCGCCATTGAGCAGATAGTTCCCGATACGATCCCTACGGATCCCAAGCAATTGGAAGAGATTCGTCGCAAGGCTTATATGAAACCTCACGTAGCAGAGCGATTAATTTCCAAAGATGGAACGCTCTCGTGGATTATACTCAAGCTACGTACTTTTCCCGAAGACTCTGTTTGGAATAAGGGGAAGAACCCTGTTTCTCCCGAGGTGCTTACGGGCAATGAACTAGAGCATATTATCACCAAGGACAAGTACAAGGCACTTCATCCCAAAGGAACTGGGCTACCCTATGTAACA
The sequence above is a segment of the Porphyromonas vaginalis genome. Coding sequences within it:
- a CDS encoding TetR/AcrR family transcriptional regulator, which produces MQTTKEHTRRLLQDTAREAFLRKGFRAVSMREISKLSGVGLSNIYNYYPCKDDLLAIVLRPLLEVMTNMLENHNCDNNLSLEIFTSEEYHRQSMQEVMGVITRYRKEFRLLFLDTRDTRFEDFWERWIDKSSIIGIEYLERMKELYPGLHTNVSPFFIHFISSWWISMVREIVLHEELSSEDIECFIGEYIHFSIGGWKQLMKVDHQSGL
- a CDS encoding conjugal transfer protein TraO; this encodes MPSVWHYSFFPMALENVFGYLGLSALCGYEELNEDKQLLPDGATLLDRSRFTYGGAIHSSVELFLTDNLLFVLKAQGRLLFGSDLHRFRPAISAGLKFNI
- a CDS encoding IS3 family transposase, which translates into the protein MKEEKSNRGRKGYPLDFKWRVIDDLLATGESIATTSQRYGITTRTIRNWLRTFGVELPNQSSSSTMSKTNKNKDVDPEYAELKRENARLKAALFQAESKALVNKTLLEEVLNRYHIDLKKKDRFAAVKTLESAKVRGQKLSITYLCQLLEVSRKGYYKHTFTEQDEDVKVASVLHYCQYVRGQLPKAGVDTLQQCANEYFKGTFQVGRDWLYKVLGANDMLLRSRKRKRPPQTTKGVVNHGFQDHLNTTPKYIATDHCRLTVSDITYVKCLGGFAYLSLTMDAYSRIITGFDLQPTLSTEGPYNALRQTVDFYQKHGFDLKGLIFHSDRGCQYVSKQMTDYEASLGIVTSVTQTGNPLHNAMAERLNGIIKNDWLYNFEDKPIDQVREILSQTIALYNTARPHRAINKKTPMQMLIPDYPNPITTQPSKKQTSKNNSPKAPSLKSPSSCRLTPHKDLSLCTSAVKTTTSRVPQQEQN